Proteins encoded within one genomic window of Trichoderma asperellum chromosome 2, complete sequence:
- a CDS encoding uncharacterized protein (EggNog:ENOG41), whose protein sequence is MCQESLNTVGKYQRHVGRHQEQLAIFALPSTQFRDTEDDHDSDKSSPHRSDVEYDSIDSADDGVHLEKVSFDDENPTRERYPGISNPDPENYDSDSKRQRIDERGMDGNNPIQSEQLYSQYSSDEESTIYQLDDARSSRIDRKALPHRPGATSQSGVHSRIYSPLRGPYEDAPYEHIPFEPYDSEHITYEHASYDPSLDPHDYS, encoded by the coding sequence ATGTGCCAGGAGAGCCTTAACACGGTGGGAAAGTATCAGCGCCATGTCGGAAGACACCAAGAACAGCTTGCAATTTTCGCTCTTCCCTCTACGCAATTTCGAGATACTGAAGATGACCATGATAGCGACAAGAGCAGCCCTCATCGGAGCGATGTGGAATATGATAGTATTGATTCTGCCGATGATGGGGTACATTTAGAGAAGGTCAGTTTTGATGATGAAAATCCAACAAGAGAACGTTATCCAGGCATATCCAACCCCGATCCCGAAAATTATGATAGCGATAGTAAACGCCAACGTATCGATGAAAGAGGAATGGATGGCAATAATCCTATTCAAAGTGAACAGCTCTACTCTCAGTACAGcagcgatgaagagagcACTATATACCAACTTGATGATGCACGAAGCTCTCGCATAGACCGCAAGGCACTACCTCATCGCCCTGGCGCAACCAGCCAGTCCGGTGTCCACAGCCGCATTTATTCTCCGCTGCGTGGCCCATATGAGGATGCCCCGTATGAGCATATTCCATTTGAACCCTATGACTCTGAACACATTACTTATGAACACGCATCCTACGACCCATCTCTAGATCCTCACGATTATTCATGA
- the ARP6 gene encoding Actin- protein 6 (BUSCO:EOG092D1SLT), with amino-acid sequence MSGYDTYVIPAAQTTAPEAFHFWLELLHPSHSLPAFREFGSSPLFHHMAGGRKPKVAAPARPQNTLVLDNGAWTLKAGLVCGGSIPEPRVIPNCIARDRSRKIYVASELDKCRDFSEIQFRRPVEKGYLVNWEAQKEIWDQELFGDKAQFKCDPSETRLMLTEQPNALPVLQTNCDQIVFEEYGFSSYYRGIGSTFNAYHDLQSLFRTPKDALTAANTPAEIMLVVDSGFSHTTITPLLGGRPLHSAIRRIDIGGKFLTNYMARLISLRHFDMRNDLYIVNEMKEASCYVSADFKSDLERTWKGTRGEKREDYVSGAGIVKDYVLPDFHTRHKGILREYDPAQHAKSRKLAATGHSEEDVLTLRNERFTVPELIFRPSDVGMRQPGLADAIQQSLHELPIGLWPGLLANIVVVGGSSLFDGFIQRLQKELVQLVPDDCIVRVARPADPITNTWYGAANMANHPNIEKVVVTKQEYEENGSAWIARKFSTGLLTP; translated from the exons ATGTCGGGTTACGACACTTATGTAATACCAGCAGCTCAGACAACTGCACCCGAGGCTTTCCACTTTTGGCTGGAGCTTTTGCATCCATCCCACTCTCTTCCGGCTTTTCGCGAATTCggatcttctcctctcttccacCACATGGCGGGAGGTCGCAAGCCCAAGGTCGCGGCTCCAGCTCGCCCTCAGAACACGCTCGTCCTCGACAATGGCGCCTGGACGCTGAAGGCGGGCCTCGTTTGCGGCGGCTCCATCCCCGAGCCTCGCGTTATCCCAAACTGCATCGCGCGCGATCGCTCAAGGAAGATTTACGTTGCGTCGGAGCTCGACAAATGCCGCGACTTTAGCGAGATCCAGTTCCGGCGGCCCGTAGAGAAGGGCTATTTGGTCAACTGGGAGGCACAGAAGGAGATTTGGGACCAGGAGCTGTTTGGCGACAAGGCACAGTTCAAATGCGACCCCAGCGAGACCAGGCTGATGCTCACGGAGCAGCCAAATGCGCTGCCCGTGCTGCAGACGAACTGCGACCAGATTGTCTTTGAGGAGTATGGCTTCTCCAGCTACTACAGAGGCATTG GGTCGACGTTCAATGCGTACCACGACCTGCAAAGCCTCTTCCGTACGCCCAAAGACGCCCTTACAGCTGCCAACACACCGGCTGAGATCATGCTGGTCGTCGATTCTGGCTTTTCGCACACAACAATCACTCCCCTCCTCGGCGGACGACCCCTCCACTCGGCCATCAGAAGAATCGACATTGGCGGCAAATTTCTAACAAATTACATGGCTCGCCTCATTTCCCTGCGCCATTTCGACATGCGTAACGACTTGTACATTGTCAACGAGATGAAGGAAGCGTCGTGCTACGTCTCTGCCGACTTCAAGAGCGATCTAGAACGTACATGGAAAGGAACCAGAGGAGAGAAGCGCGAGGATTACGTATCCGGAGCTGGGATCGTCAAAGATTACGTTCTGCCAGATTTCCACACTAGGCATAAAGGCATCCTCCGTGAATACGATCCCGCCCAGCATGCAAAATCCAGAAAGCTTGCCGCAACAGGACACTCGGAAGAGGACGTTTTGACACTACGTAACGAACGCTTCACCGTCCCGGAACTAATCTTCCGCCCGTCGGATGTAGGTATGCGACAGCCCGGTCTTGCAGACGCCATTCAGCAATCTCTACACGAGCTACCGATTGGACTTTGGCCCGGCCTCCTCGCCAACATTGTTGTGGTCGGCGGAAGCTCTCTGTTTGACGGGTTTATTCAGCGGCTGCAGAAGGAGCTCGTGCAGCTTGTCCCCGATGACTGCATCGTCCGCGTTGCACGCCCTGCAGATCCCATCACCAACACATGGTACGGAGCGGCCAACATGGCAAATCACCCAAATATAGAGAAAGTGGTCGTCACGAAGCAAGAGTACGAAGAAAACGGCAGTGCATGGATAGCCCGCAAATTCTCAACAGGTCTCTTGACTCCCTGA
- a CDS encoding uncharacterized protein (EggNog:ENOG41): protein MSLATFNDPTREELQLLASTVTEEPTTSLYDTIHNSLVLSHVIPYLSISSILSLAATNRAFRALLFGTPGVFRHLDLTHIKALKFEIDKIDHGGEVWRNVQLDENVTEDDFYSGPLRGILSTLRRQHILENVQTLVLDGLSVTSELCHEIINDAAFNVRVLSIRDVKNLNQAKLRQALQYACRSTRRAGSPKLKALYVFGSKDVLAAAKPSGPSASSISTEWNKKSQTALASSLKQEGDAWWSKKGRIIPRPVSQEWANCMLACRGIIAFDAVLCQGPRHRNSPVFKGGSDADSAPAVATYALSGCENCHKAPEGFTYPNGISPDASLPLLAPLPLLSSSFRAATTPKDQETSFVPRCMDCIRERYCTCCNKWWCESCYEFPGQISGGHYATQIAIVDDDTVNDFGDLDLEAPTMKVKPRVSKSCWECGNNCDDCIYRTQRVCKKCCAGYCTTHNEGCSMNHCDCNAHLPLT from the exons ATGAGCTTAGCTACCTTCAACGACCCAACGCGCGAAGAGCTCCAACTACTGGCCTCGACGGTGACAGAGGAACCAACCACTTCCCTCTATGACACCATCCACAACTCCCTTGTCCTAAGCCACGTTATTCCCTACTTGTCCATCTCGAGCATCTTAAGCCTAGCTGCCACGAACCGAGCTTTCCGAGCCCTCCTCTTTGGCACCCCGGGAGTGTTTCGCCATCTTGATCTTACTCACATCAAGGCTCTCAAGTTTGAGATTGACAAGATCGACCATGGAGGCGAGGTCTGGCGCAATGTCCAACTAGATGAAAACGTCACTGAAGATGA CTTCTACTCTGGCCCGCTGAGGGGCATCTTGTCGACCCTTAGACGACAGCACATTCTGGAAAATGTCCAGACTCTAGTTCTCGACGGGCTTTCCGTGACTTCGGAACTCTGCCATGAGATTATCAACGATGCGGCCTTCAATGTCCGCGTTTTATCTATCCGGGATGTCAAGAACCTGAACCAGGCCAAACTTCGCCAGGCACTGCAGTATGCTTGTCGTTCAACTCGGCGAGCAGGCTCtcccaagctcaaggcgCTCTACGTCTTCGGTTCAAAGGACGTCTTGGCTGCGGCGAAGCCGTCCGGCCCATCCGCATCGTCTATTAGCACGGAGTGGAATAAGAAGAGCCAAACTGCTCTGGCATCTTCTTTGAAGCAGGAGGGAGACGCTTGGTGGTCCAAGAAAGGCCGCATCATCCCTCGACCTGTCAGTCAGGAGTGGGCCAACTGCATGCTTGCTTGTCGaggcatcatcgccttcGATGCTGTGCTTTGCCAAGGCCCGCGCCATCGCAACTCGCCCGTCTTTAAGGGCGGATCCGATGCTGACAGCGCTCCCGCCGTGGCTACATATGCCCTGTCAGGCTGTGAGAATTGCCACAAAGCCCCCGAAGGCTTCACTTATCCGAACGGTATTAGCCCAGATGCCagcttgccgctgctggctccgttgcctcttctctcttcatcctttCGGGCGGCAACTACGCCCAAAGACCAAGAGACTTCATTTGTGCCCAGATGTATGGATTGCATCCGCGAGCGGTACTGCACATGCTGCAATAAATGGTGGTGTGAATCATGCTATGAGTTTCCCGGCCAGATTTCAGGAGGCCATTATGCAACACAAATCGCCATCGTTGACGACGATACGGTCAATGACTTTGGCGATTTGGATCTTGAAGCTCCGACTATGAAAGTCAAG CCACGAGTATCTAAGAGCTGCTGGGAATGCGGCAACAAC TGCGATGACTGCATTTATCGTACCCAGCGAGTATGCAAGAAATGCTGCGCTGGCTATTGTACCACACACAACGAAGGATGTTCAATGAACCAC TGCGACTGTAATGCTCACCTCCCTTTGACTTGA
- a CDS encoding uncharacterized protein (EggNog:ENOG41) produces MDEPISLRWSDTFAILPHSDPSCSKLPGDKIILPPSALQQLLSAASSRAAPSGSNGYFGSSHFSTPVYGQETQQLPNPLIFRLVNPKNHNVVYAGIREFSAPEGTMGLSSLLLEALAIGPDDYVSLSSDNAEVEDAEDSTNQNAVPKGGRITVHAEQLQKGTYVRLRPLEAGYNPDDWKPLLERQLRQNFTTLTKNTVIPVQGSQGESFKLLVDKFAPDGDGVCVIDTDLEVDIEALNEEQARETMRQIMAQGQSGSSGSSKGGDLDIWKDVEGRVVPGEYVDYTLPSWDRSQDLVVTLSGISDADSLDLFITPKSRQQRALPREAVHVFGDFSPAQYGVKSITISPTNIELEDAESLLISVHGYQDPDSGVKSTTPVAYTIRAKVAPLEGIISEAPMELDKEEHSADEEQCTNCLQWVPKRTMVLHQNFCLRNNILCPVCKSVFKKGSPEYEAHWHCDHDEAHGDSPLSKAKHDRLFHTDYNCPSCEFSTNSLSDLARHRTTVCPGKIILCRFCHLEVPQEGDPFNPSPEVVLSGMTAHELADGARTTECHLCDKIIRLRDMETHLKHHELDKAVRSKPIVCRNVNCGRTLYGIGQRGQIGTPSSPVRGPANDIGLCSICFGPLYVSMHDPEGKSLRRRIERRYLSQLITGCGKAHCTNEWCKTGRVNSGLEPKRSSAAAVLPIVKPLLPGALNPSEPAYLCVDETSQTSRKLAELVAAEKGWDLEWCVAAAEGERADIDRMRDWLQSWAPRR; encoded by the coding sequence ATGGACGAGCCAATCTCTCTCCGGTGGTCAGACACGTTCGCCATCCTCCCTCACTCCGATCCGAGCTGCAGCAAGCTCCCGGGAGACAAGATCATTCTCCCTCCGTCTGCCCTTCAACAGCTGCTCTCGGCTGCGTCTTCTCGGGCAGCACCGTCTGGCAGCAACGGCTACTTCGGCTCCAGCCACTTTAGCACTCCAGTATACGGACAGGAAACTCAACAGCTCCCTAACCCTTTGATATTCCGACTTGTTAATCCGAAAAATCATAATGTGGTGTATGCTGGAATCAGAGAATTTTCGGCTCCCGAGGGGACCATGGGCTTGAGTTCATTGCTCCTCGAGGCTCTTGCCATTGGACCCGATGATTACGTATCGTTGAGCTCTGATAATGCTGAGgttgaagatgctgaggaTTCCACAAACCAAAATGCCGTCCCCAAGGGCGGCCGGATAACAGTACATGCTGAACAACTTCAAAAAGGAACGTACGTGCGACTGCGACCTCTCGAAGCTGGATATAACCCGGACGATTGGAAGCCATTGCTAGAACGCCAGCTCCGGCAAAACTTTACAACATTGACAAAGAACACAGTCATTCCTGTTCAGGGCTCACAGGGAGAAAGCTTCAAGCTGCTCGTGGATAAGTTTGCGCCTGATGGTGACGGTGTCTGTGTGATTGATACGGATCTGGAGGTTGATATTGAGGCGCTGAACGAAGAGCAAGCCAGAGAGACAATGCGCCAAATCATGGCACAGGGACAATCGGGCTCCTCTGGCAGTTCCAAGGGTGGCGATTTGGACATCTGGAAAGATGTTGAAGGTCGGGTGGTGCCCGGCGAATACGTCGACTATACGCTTCCGTCTTGGGACCGATCACAAGATTTAGTCGTCACTCTAAGTGGCATATCTGATGCGGACAGCTTAGATCTTTTCATCACACCGAAATCGCGACAACAGAGGGCATTGCCTCGAGAAGCTGTCCATGTCTTTGGAGATTTTTCACCTGCTCAGTACGGTGTCAAATCCATTACGATATCGCCAACCAATATCGAGCTCGAGGATGCGGAGAGTCTACTCATTTCTGTCCACGGTTATCAAGATCCCGACTCGGGCGTAAAATCGACAACGCCAGTTGCCTACACTATCCGGGCAAAGGTTGCTCCCTTGGAAGGAATTATAAGCGAGGCACCCATGGAACTTGACAAAGAAGAACATTCCGCGGATGAAGAGCAATGTACAAACTGTTTACAGTGGGTCCCCAAGCGAACTATGGTTCTACACCAGAATTTCTGTTTGAGAAACAATATTCTCTGCCCCGTCTGCAAGTCGGTATTCAAAAAAGGTTCGCCCGAGTATGAGGCCCACTGGCACTGCGATCATGATGAGGCTCATGGAGATTCGCCCCTGAGCAAAGCCAAGCACGATAGGCTGTTTCACACGGATTACAACTGCCCGTCTTGTGAATTTTCGACCAACTCGCTCTCAGATCTAGCACGTCACCGCACAACCGTGTGCCCTGGCAAGATTATCCTCTGTCGATTTTGCCATCTTGAAGTTCCTCAAGAAGGAGACCCCTTTAACCCGTCACCCGAGGTTGTGCTTTCAGGAATGACAGCCCATGAATTGGCGGACGGTGCTCGTACTACCGAGTGCCATCTATGTGATAAGATCATTCGCCTACGAGACATGGAAACTCACCTGAAGCACCATGAACTCGACAAGGCGGTCCGATCGAAGCCCATTGTCTGTCGAAATGTCAATTGTGGACGAACGCTGTACGGCATTGGGCAAAGGGGCCAGATTGGCACTCCGAGCTCACCCGTCAGAGGCCCAGCAAACGACATTGGTCTCTGCTCAATATGCTTTGGGCCCCTGTATGTCAGCATGCATGATCCGGAAGGAAAGTCTCTACGGCGAAGAATAGAGAGGCGATACCTCAGTCAACTGATTACGGGATGTGGGAAAGCGCACTGCACCAACGAATGGTGCAAAACTGGGCGAGTGAATTCTGGACTTGAGCCCAAACGGTCATCCGCCGCAGCAGTACTCCCTATCGTTAAGCCCCTTTTACCTGGGGCACTCAATCCGTCGGAGCCAGCATATCTCTGTGTTGACGAAACGAGTCAGACCAGCCGCAAACTGGCAGAGCTTGTGGCTGCTGAAAAGGGTTGGGATCTGGAATGGTGcgttgccgctgctgaaGGCGAAAGGGCAGATATTGATAGGATGAGAGATTGGCTGCAATCATGGGCACCGAGAAGATGA